A genomic stretch from Candidatus Omnitrophota bacterium includes:
- a CDS encoding type II secretion system F family protein yields the protein MPVFRYKAKDSGSAVKSGEIEAGSVQDAADILHKRGYTVISLDAAKALRSRRESVSTDDLVVFSRQLATMIESGISLVQALAILSEQAEKKSFKSVIGSMRQDIEEGSSFSEALAKHAGIFPEIFRSMVQAGEASGMLEEILERLAVYIEKSAALRRKIVSSLIYPAVVISMAVIITAVLLLKVVPTFKAIFDILGGQLPLPTKILIFTSDLLRHNILYVIIAAAAAFFLFRKYYATQKGRYAVDKRMLSLPVFGRLAIKVAVVKFSRTLATLVKSGVPILNSLEIVARIAGNKVVEEAVLSARKSIREGEPIAGPLSNSGVFPPMVVRMIGVGEQTGELEKMLTKIADFYDDQVDAAVSGLTSLLEPLVIAFLGIVIGGIVISLFLPIFKITQLIAQ from the coding sequence ATGCCTGTGTTCCGTTATAAAGCGAAAGACAGCGGCTCCGCGGTTAAGTCCGGAGAGATCGAGGCGGGTTCCGTGCAGGATGCCGCCGATATTCTGCACAAGAGGGGCTACACCGTTATTTCACTTGACGCCGCGAAGGCGTTGAGAAGCAGGAGAGAATCGGTGAGCACGGATGACCTGGTGGTATTTTCCCGCCAGCTTGCCACGATGATAGAAAGCGGCATATCTTTGGTGCAGGCGCTGGCAATTTTGTCGGAACAGGCGGAAAAGAAGTCGTTTAAATCCGTGATCGGATCGATGAGGCAGGATATAGAGGAGGGCTCCAGTTTCAGCGAGGCGCTGGCAAAACATGCCGGCATATTCCCTGAGATATTCAGGAGCATGGTTCAGGCCGGCGAGGCATCGGGGATGCTGGAAGAGATATTGGAGCGCCTGGCGGTATACATAGAGAAGTCCGCGGCGCTGCGCAGGAAAATAGTCTCAAGCCTTATATACCCTGCCGTGGTGATAAGTATGGCGGTGATCATCACCGCTGTCCTGCTCTTGAAGGTGGTGCCGACGTTCAAGGCGATATTTGACATTCTCGGCGGCCAGCTGCCTTTGCCTACAAAGATATTGATCTTTACCAGCGACCTGCTGCGCCACAACATCCTTTACGTGATCATAGCCGCGGCGGCAGCGTTTTTTTTGTTCAGGAAGTACTACGCGACACAAAAGGGCAGATACGCGGTAGATAAGCGGATGTTGTCCCTGCCGGTTTTCGGCAGGCTGGCAATAAAGGTCGCCGTGGTGAAATTCAGCCGCACCCTTGCCACGCTGGTGAAGAGCGGAGTGCCGATATTGAATTCCCTTGAGATAGTCGCCAGGATCGCCGGCAACAAGGTCGTGGAGGAGGCGGTGCTGTCGGCGCGTAAATCCATACGCGAAGGCGAGCCGATCGCGGGGCCGCTTTCCAACAGCGGCGTGTTCCCCCCTATGGTTGTGAGGATGATCGGCGTGGGAGAGCAGACAGGCGAACTTGAAAAGATGCTTACCAAGATAGCCGATTTCTACGATGATCAGGTTGACGCCGCCGTAAGCGGGCTGACCAGCCTGCTTGAGCCGTTGGTCATTGCCTTTCTGGGAATAGTCATAGGAGGCATAGTGATATCCCTGTTCCTGCCCATATTCAAGATCACCCAGCTCATCGCGCAGTAA